The proteins below come from a single Microbacterium sp. SLBN-154 genomic window:
- a CDS encoding D-sedoheptulose-7-phosphate isomerase has product MNRYLSDGVDRYLAAASMLRNLEGAVAEATETIKAAFIAGGHLYCMGNGGSAADAQHFVGELIGHYRHDRAPLPAVALGADATTMTCIANDYDFSVVYARQITALARRGDVVAAFTTSGRSANIVQGLEAARRASARTILFTGSRPGPADEHADIVLRAPAALTPRIQEVHTFLLHTISEELDDWAFAHATATSHDHAHADSPTRKVATLNGKSKDGTA; this is encoded by the coding sequence ATGAACCGATACCTGTCTGATGGAGTCGACCGGTACTTGGCGGCGGCATCAATGTTGCGCAATTTGGAGGGCGCGGTCGCCGAAGCGACCGAGACCATCAAGGCGGCGTTCATCGCGGGCGGCCACCTCTACTGCATGGGAAACGGTGGAAGCGCTGCGGATGCGCAACACTTCGTCGGTGAGTTGATTGGCCACTATCGACACGACCGGGCACCGTTGCCGGCAGTCGCACTCGGAGCGGACGCAACAACGATGACGTGCATTGCGAACGATTATGACTTTTCAGTCGTCTACGCGCGACAAATCACGGCGCTTGCCAGACGCGGCGACGTAGTAGCGGCGTTTACGACCTCCGGACGTTCCGCGAACATTGTCCAAGGCCTTGAGGCGGCTCGCCGCGCCTCCGCGCGCACGATCCTCTTCACAGGAAGCCGCCCCGGACCTGCCGATGAGCATGCGGACATAGTCCTTCGTGCGCCGGCTGCGCTGACGCCACGTATCCAGGAGGTGCACACCTTCCTGCTCCACACGATCAGCGAGGAGCTTGACGATTGGGCTTTTGCGCACGCGACTGCAACCTCGCATGATCATGCGCACGCAGACTCGCCTACGCGAAAGGTGGCGACGCTTAATGGCAAAAGTAAAGATGGCACCGCTTGA
- a CDS encoding lactonase family protein: protein MHALVGSYRSDSSPGGIALVRCRADGWEVVARAETSNVSYLAVFKGMAISVNEDRAGAIETRRIEYSEGRPTGLAYIDRVDTGALPCHIELLALSPGPGKAGNLALVPNYGSGNVTVVLVHDDGLLDLVEEFTMPWGREPMPVRQESSHPHQCRATPWGSVVVSDLGSDCLHELQWQAGRLSLRRSFKLPDGTGPRHMVVDSGRLYVVGELDGRLHMMHFTASEWRWIHSEPVSRDVRGYPWVRPSHLTLSPAGKELTASVRGVSRLVFLRPAARGVEFAEEISLPGAEPRHHVHLDDERLAVALQHDNRIVGVDRRTGIADVLLTIDAPACVVTF, encoded by the coding sequence ATGCATGCTCTCGTGGGCTCCTATCGCTCGGACTCATCCCCGGGCGGCATAGCGCTCGTAAGGTGTCGTGCCGACGGGTGGGAGGTAGTCGCGCGCGCGGAGACCTCGAACGTCTCCTACTTGGCCGTCTTCAAAGGTATGGCCATATCGGTGAACGAGGATCGAGCCGGCGCGATCGAGACGCGGCGAATCGAATACAGCGAGGGTCGGCCGACTGGATTGGCGTACATCGATCGCGTCGATACGGGTGCGCTGCCCTGCCATATAGAGCTGCTGGCACTTTCGCCCGGGCCAGGAAAAGCCGGGAATCTTGCCCTCGTGCCGAACTACGGAAGCGGCAACGTCACGGTTGTCCTGGTCCACGATGACGGGCTTCTCGATTTGGTCGAGGAATTCACGATGCCGTGGGGGCGTGAACCTATGCCAGTGCGTCAGGAATCGAGCCATCCCCACCAGTGTCGAGCGACTCCGTGGGGCTCTGTTGTCGTTAGCGACCTCGGGTCGGATTGCCTCCATGAGCTTCAGTGGCAGGCGGGTCGATTGAGCTTGCGGAGGAGCTTCAAATTGCCGGACGGGACCGGGCCGCGGCATATGGTTGTCGACAGTGGGAGGCTGTATGTCGTCGGAGAACTCGATGGAAGACTGCACATGATGCACTTCACTGCATCGGAGTGGCGCTGGATCCACTCGGAGCCCGTAAGCCGGGACGTGCGCGGCTACCCTTGGGTTCGACCGTCTCACCTTACGTTGTCTCCGGCGGGCAAGGAACTGACAGCTAGCGTGCGCGGAGTATCTCGCCTCGTATTCCTCCGCCCCGCGGCCAGAGGGGTCGAGTTCGCAGAGGAAATCTCTCTTCCTGGCGCCGAACCGCGACACCATGTCCATCTTGATGACGAACGCCTGGCCGTTGCGCTCCAGCATGACAACCGAATCGTCGGTGTGGACAGACGAACTGGCATCGCGGACGTGCTGTTGACGATTGACGCTCCGGCCTGTGTCGTGACGTTCTAG
- a CDS encoding Gfo/Idh/MocA family protein — translation MIMRTQTRLRERWRRLMAKVKMAPLDAKSRHQDKVLEHGVVNRPIRVVLVGCGGIAKNYRGVYLSDPLSKLVAACDVARSEALAAVGDSDALATDSIEDALGVEADAAIISTPNDLHMTHALAALEAGLDVFVQKPLARNRHEGEAIISRAPELGRRVGVYMNSLDNPVFHDMKNAVASGWFGEIVRVRLALAHTGGLDWAADSWRASQARAGGGSWALLGPHLIHLVQWIAGRRIVALGGERARVALPHIEGDDVASLVGTLEGGSLFEMVTGWSHAESVVAIFGTRGWMKYEDNAQLTVKGTEPLRGRSFTYGGSDEVAVFSGKRIAQPDMGDTSNPLEQHHDALVALSTGKRFAYEGTDAVEDLGWLDLVNSFPA, via the coding sequence ATGATCATGCGCACGCAGACTCGCCTACGCGAAAGGTGGCGACGCTTAATGGCAAAAGTAAAGATGGCACCGCTTGACGCGAAAAGTAGACATCAGGACAAGGTATTGGAGCATGGTGTAGTGAATAGGCCAATTAGGGTAGTTCTCGTCGGATGCGGCGGGATTGCGAAAAACTATCGTGGGGTGTACCTGAGTGACCCCTTGTCGAAACTCGTTGCCGCTTGCGACGTCGCGAGGTCTGAAGCGCTGGCTGCAGTGGGCGACTCGGACGCTCTCGCCACTGACTCCATTGAGGACGCGCTTGGGGTCGAAGCGGATGCAGCGATCATCAGTACGCCCAATGACCTCCACATGACTCACGCGCTTGCGGCGTTGGAAGCGGGACTCGATGTATTTGTGCAAAAGCCGTTGGCGCGTAACCGTCATGAAGGTGAAGCGATCATTTCGCGAGCGCCGGAACTCGGTCGTCGGGTTGGCGTCTACATGAACAGCTTGGACAACCCGGTGTTCCACGACATGAAGAATGCTGTGGCGTCGGGCTGGTTCGGTGAAATAGTCAGGGTGCGTCTCGCGCTGGCCCATACCGGAGGCCTTGACTGGGCGGCGGACTCGTGGCGCGCATCACAGGCGCGAGCAGGGGGAGGCTCGTGGGCACTTCTGGGCCCGCATCTGATCCACCTTGTCCAGTGGATCGCTGGACGACGCATTGTTGCTCTTGGGGGCGAAAGAGCTCGGGTGGCACTGCCGCATATCGAGGGCGATGATGTCGCGTCTCTTGTGGGAACGCTCGAAGGGGGTTCTCTCTTCGAGATGGTGACGGGCTGGTCTCACGCCGAAAGTGTCGTCGCAATCTTCGGAACGCGCGGGTGGATGAAGTACGAGGACAACGCTCAGCTGACAGTCAAGGGCACCGAGCCTCTCCGCGGTAGATCCTTTACCTATGGCGGCTCAGACGAGGTCGCCGTGTTCTCCGGGAAACGCATCGCGCAGCCGGACATGGGCGATACTTCCAACCCACTCGAGCAGCACCATGATGCCCTTGTGGCGCTTTCTACGGGCAAGCGCTTCGCGTACGAAGGCACGGATGCTGTCGAGGACTTGGGCTGGCTGGATCTCGTCAACTCATTCCCCGCCTAA
- a CDS encoding carbohydrate ABC transporter permease, translating to MASPALRSSRPVGILLVMPYLVLLVCFGIIPIGVAIINSLEPTRRNPAGGLANYGDLFSDFRFLPALLNVGTFLAIYLPVMLVMVTISALLLDAYQSKWNTSLRLAFIVPGALSGAVAVLVWYFMLDPNLSPFGEALRAVGITSTSQIWQQGNLAWIFALMAFATGAGNWIVIQYGSLQSIPDELVEAARLDGCNLFQIAYRIKLPLIKKYLVYMSILCFTAAIQIFVEPQIVGSIYPGLADAWSLNQLSFDFAFENSNFASSAALSLVLFGICLLAALILIFRTDFFDSAREEA from the coding sequence ATGGCGTCACCTGCTCTTCGATCGTCTCGACCGGTAGGCATCCTCCTGGTGATGCCGTACTTGGTACTGCTTGTATGCTTTGGCATCATCCCCATCGGGGTCGCCATCATCAACTCGCTTGAGCCGACCCGCCGGAACCCCGCTGGCGGCCTTGCAAACTATGGGGACCTGTTCTCAGATTTTCGTTTTTTGCCGGCGTTGCTCAATGTCGGAACATTTCTGGCCATTTATTTGCCGGTCATGCTCGTGATGGTGACCATCTCGGCGCTTCTCCTCGATGCATATCAGAGCAAATGGAATACCTCCCTACGGCTCGCCTTCATCGTCCCCGGAGCGCTTTCGGGTGCTGTCGCCGTCCTGGTTTGGTACTTCATGCTCGATCCTAATCTAAGCCCTTTCGGAGAAGCGTTAAGGGCGGTCGGCATTACGTCCACTTCACAGATTTGGCAACAAGGGAACCTTGCTTGGATCTTCGCCCTCATGGCCTTTGCGACCGGCGCGGGGAACTGGATCGTGATTCAGTATGGATCGCTACAATCCATTCCGGACGAACTTGTCGAAGCGGCGCGACTGGATGGGTGTAATTTGTTTCAAATCGCCTATCGGATCAAGTTGCCTTTGATCAAGAAGTATTTGGTGTACATGTCCATACTTTGCTTTACTGCCGCAATCCAGATTTTTGTGGAACCACAGATTGTCGGATCGATTTACCCTGGCCTTGCTGACGCGTGGTCCCTCAACCAACTCAGCTTTGACTTCGCCTTCGAGAACTCGAACTTCGCCTCCTCCGCGGCGCTCAGCCTGGTGCTCTTCGGGATCTGTCTCTTGGCCGCATTGATCCTCATATTCAGGACGGACTTTTTTGACAGCGCGAGAGAGGAAGCATGA
- a CDS encoding ROK family protein translates to MSGEPWALGVDLGGTKTVVGAVSARGQILSRERFWTEPTRGSELVVHSIVRAATALMSQLGEPQAIGIASGGPLDPSSATLIAPIHLPGWRDVPIGAQLEAELKAPARLVNDGTAAALGEHHARGGDASDTLLYLTVSTGIGSGLVINGRPYLGNSGNGTEFGHTTVVFGGRECLCGRAGCLEAYSSGTAIGAIATEALGEGPASHAVLSAKDVHEMAVAGDQRARRVWDDAIEKLTNACVDAANCYEPRWIVIGGGVAMAMADLHPRVAEQVASQAFMGKGATPAIEEPRLGAASPLVGAALLAIEVSG, encoded by the coding sequence ATGTCCGGTGAGCCGTGGGCGCTCGGCGTCGATCTCGGGGGGACGAAGACGGTCGTGGGCGCAGTCTCGGCCCGCGGGCAGATTCTGTCGAGGGAGCGCTTCTGGACGGAACCGACAAGAGGGTCGGAACTAGTTGTCCACAGCATCGTCCGGGCGGCGACAGCTTTGATGAGTCAATTGGGTGAGCCTCAAGCAATCGGGATCGCATCAGGTGGTCCCCTGGACCCCAGCTCGGCGACCTTGATCGCGCCGATTCACCTGCCCGGTTGGCGTGACGTGCCCATTGGCGCGCAGCTCGAAGCTGAGCTGAAGGCACCTGCCCGCCTCGTCAACGACGGCACAGCGGCCGCACTGGGGGAGCATCATGCGCGCGGAGGCGACGCCTCAGACACGCTGTTGTATCTGACTGTATCCACAGGCATCGGGAGTGGCCTTGTGATCAACGGTCGGCCATACCTCGGGAACTCCGGCAATGGGACTGAGTTCGGTCACACCACCGTTGTGTTCGGCGGACGCGAATGTCTCTGCGGGCGAGCCGGATGCCTTGAGGCCTACTCTTCAGGAACCGCGATTGGCGCGATCGCGACCGAGGCGCTCGGTGAAGGACCGGCCAGCCATGCGGTGCTTTCGGCGAAAGACGTACATGAGATGGCGGTCGCGGGCGACCAGCGCGCAAGGCGGGTCTGGGATGACGCGATCGAGAAGCTCACCAACGCGTGTGTTGATGCAGCCAACTGCTACGAGCCCAGATGGATCGTCATCGGCGGCGGAGTGGCGATGGCGATGGCTGATCTCCACCCAAGGGTGGCTGAGCAGGTCGCATCCCAGGCGTTCATGGGCAAGGGCGCGACGCCTGCCATCGAGGAACCTCGTCTGGGCGCGGCCAGCCCCCTCGTAGGCGCCGCCCTCCTAGCGATTGAGGTTAGTGGATGA
- a CDS encoding sulfatase-like hydrolase/transferase — protein sequence MIEPTSPNVVLIFMDDMAHWALLSDIVHTPNLDRLRRRGVTFTHAFNQGSMEEAVCMPARQMLISGLTLFRAIDGFMNVPRIGRVLSDAGYDTYFTGKWHNEETALYTDYKEVGPWAGGMLHSTEIGGAAYLRPDPENSWDPADTALGGHWMTLDDGTIQHSSERWTDAAVSFITRGHDGAPYFLHLAYHAPHDPRQAPREFLDRYCPADLPLPPNFLPAHPFDNGELMVRDEQLAPLPRTPDSVRFHRREYFAILTHVDEQIGRLLDAVDAVDGQAGTVLVFSGDHGLALGEHGLFGKQNPYEHSIRVPLVIAAPEVKGGLECDELVYSGSIYPTVCELVGVSRPDHIEFRSLAPLMLGEADGEETIFNAYRQLQRVVRSGHFKLIEYQDKSHNQLFDLEADAWEMTNLYSHPGYTSVRDALAARLRERQIELGDSLLETRSRVDYPVGNS from the coding sequence ATGATCGAGCCAACTAGTCCCAATGTAGTCCTCATCTTTATGGACGATATGGCCCACTGGGCGCTGCTGTCCGACATCGTGCACACGCCGAATCTTGACCGCTTGCGTCGCCGAGGCGTCACCTTCACCCACGCGTTCAACCAGGGGTCGATGGAGGAGGCGGTCTGCATGCCAGCTCGGCAGATGCTCATCTCCGGCTTGACGTTGTTTCGGGCTATAGATGGCTTCATGAACGTCCCTAGGATCGGGCGCGTTCTCTCGGACGCCGGCTACGACACATACTTCACGGGGAAGTGGCACAACGAGGAGACGGCGCTCTACACCGACTACAAAGAAGTCGGCCCATGGGCGGGTGGAATGCTCCATTCCACGGAAATCGGAGGTGCAGCATACCTCCGACCTGATCCTGAGAACTCATGGGATCCGGCGGACACCGCCCTCGGAGGCCACTGGATGACTCTCGACGATGGTACGATCCAGCATTCATCCGAGCGTTGGACTGACGCCGCCGTATCCTTCATAACCCGTGGTCACGACGGTGCACCCTATTTTCTTCATCTGGCATACCACGCGCCGCACGATCCGCGGCAGGCGCCCCGCGAGTTTCTGGACCGGTATTGCCCTGCGGATCTTCCGCTTCCGCCGAACTTCTTGCCCGCCCATCCCTTTGACAATGGTGAACTCATGGTGCGAGACGAGCAGCTTGCCCCTTTGCCACGGACGCCGGACTCGGTTCGCTTCCACCGCCGCGAGTACTTCGCCATTCTCACTCACGTCGACGAGCAGATCGGTCGCCTTCTCGATGCAGTGGACGCAGTGGACGGGCAAGCGGGTACCGTCCTGGTCTTCTCTGGTGATCATGGGCTCGCGCTAGGAGAGCATGGGCTGTTTGGCAAACAGAATCCTTATGAACACAGCATTCGCGTTCCGCTCGTGATCGCCGCGCCCGAGGTCAAGGGGGGACTGGAGTGTGACGAACTAGTCTACTCGGGCAGCATCTATCCGACTGTTTGTGAACTTGTTGGTGTTTCCCGGCCTGACCATATCGAGTTCCGGTCGCTTGCGCCGCTAATGCTCGGCGAAGCTGACGGGGAAGAGACGATATTCAACGCCTATCGACAACTGCAGCGAGTTGTGCGGTCCGGACATTTCAAACTCATCGAATACCAGGACAAGAGCCATAACCAACTCTTCGACCTCGAAGCGGACGCGTGGGAGATGACGAATCTGTACTCGCACCCTGGCTATACTTCCGTTCGCGATGCGCTCGCAGCCAGACTTCGCGAGCGTCAGATCGAACTCGGCGATTCACTGCTCGAGACGCGATCGCGCGTCGACTACCCGGTTGGCAACTCCTGA
- a CDS encoding FAD-dependent oxidoreductase: MAKLPPEMISRTYRPDVLVVGAGCAGIAASVAAAEMGASVLVVESSGFAGGFITAVMGPGLDGMFDTVTGEVVLGGIAQDIMEDVQGVSRARQREGRFRHGGDLTAESGADSHKVVDETSLEPVDLDLEHFKVYADARLEQAGAEVLYHSRAAGLHSSDEVIESVIVANKSGLSEVRPTFIVDCSGDADIAAWAGNPYDSDPERAQPMTLHFRMGNVSIGPDLVAHCSDVLRDAHAAGMIPPYGGPYMLKLGEGDVLINATRLRADRTDAEDWSRAEVESRKQAWTMFKLFKERVPECVDAYYISSGPETGARETRRIRGEYQLTVDDVRSQRRFDDAIVLGAWYLDRHRAESAGFHEHPQTRPYDIPFRTLIPLKSKNLLVAGRCHSATQEALASSRVTGTAMGMGEAAGVAAAIAVASNISAAKNIPAADVRAELRRRGAILH, translated from the coding sequence ATGGCCAAGCTGCCGCCCGAAATGATCAGCCGGACGTACCGACCCGATGTTCTCGTCGTGGGAGCGGGATGCGCCGGCATTGCTGCGTCCGTCGCTGCGGCAGAAATGGGCGCTTCCGTGCTCGTGGTGGAGTCTTCCGGATTCGCGGGAGGATTCATCACGGCGGTGATGGGACCGGGTCTGGATGGGATGTTCGATACGGTAACCGGCGAGGTCGTACTCGGGGGAATTGCCCAGGACATCATGGAGGACGTTCAGGGCGTGTCCAGGGCCCGTCAACGCGAAGGGCGTTTCCGGCACGGGGGCGACCTCACGGCAGAATCTGGCGCCGATTCTCACAAAGTGGTCGATGAGACATCACTGGAGCCCGTCGACTTGGATCTCGAGCACTTCAAGGTCTACGCCGACGCGCGTCTTGAGCAAGCCGGCGCTGAAGTGCTCTATCACTCACGAGCAGCCGGTCTCCACTCATCCGACGAGGTCATCGAGAGCGTCATCGTCGCGAACAAGAGCGGATTGAGCGAGGTGCGACCGACGTTCATCGTCGATTGCTCGGGGGACGCCGACATCGCCGCGTGGGCCGGGAACCCTTACGACAGCGACCCCGAGAGGGCGCAGCCGATGACACTCCACTTCCGTATGGGGAATGTTTCGATCGGCCCGGATCTGGTCGCTCATTGCAGCGATGTCCTGCGAGATGCGCATGCCGCAGGGATGATTCCACCATATGGCGGGCCCTATATGCTCAAGCTCGGCGAGGGCGACGTCCTGATCAATGCCACACGACTGCGTGCGGACCGCACCGACGCTGAAGACTGGTCGCGTGCCGAGGTCGAGTCGCGGAAACAGGCTTGGACGATGTTCAAACTCTTCAAGGAGAGGGTTCCCGAGTGCGTCGATGCCTACTACATTTCAAGTGGACCGGAGACCGGGGCCCGGGAAACACGGCGCATCCGCGGTGAATACCAACTGACAGTGGACGACGTCCGGAGCCAGCGGCGCTTCGACGACGCGATCGTGCTGGGCGCCTGGTACCTCGACCGTCATCGGGCCGAAAGCGCAGGCTTTCATGAGCATCCACAGACGCGTCCGTACGACATTCCCTTCCGGACCCTCATCCCGCTCAAGAGCAAGAACCTCCTTGTCGCCGGGCGCTGTCACTCCGCCACTCAAGAAGCGCTCGCATCATCTCGCGTGACGGGGACTGCAATGGGGATGGGCGAGGCGGCCGGGGTGGCCGCGGCTATCGCGGTCGCCAGCAACATCAGCGCGGCCAAGAACATCCCCGCCGCTGATGTCCGCGCAGAGCTCCGGCGCCGAGGGGCAATCCTGCATTGA
- a CDS encoding SDR family NAD(P)-dependent oxidoreductase — protein sequence MPGPFDEKIDGGAYEPAGGASAGAKGSALVTGGTRGIGLATARRLGEAGWRVICVARSAGHLESTVASLRADGISARGLTADLSVAAERQSLAEALQDTVDLRAVVNNAGGAARGGALDTALEDFDAALEIDVRAAWDLGQRLASRLAENAGSIVNVASTVALAVPSGRGLYSSAKGALVAATRSMAIDLARTGVRVNAVAPGPTLTEGLRTFNTDEQLAERATKVPLGRLADPADIADAIEFLCSHRARHITGQVLVVDGGASVAGMYI from the coding sequence ATGCCTGGACCATTCGACGAAAAGATTGATGGCGGTGCTTACGAGCCTGCAGGTGGCGCGTCTGCAGGCGCGAAGGGATCTGCTCTCGTTACCGGCGGCACGCGCGGCATCGGGCTCGCAACTGCGAGGCGGCTAGGCGAGGCCGGCTGGCGAGTGATCTGCGTCGCCCGAAGCGCAGGACATCTGGAGTCGACGGTCGCGAGCCTCAGGGCGGACGGGATCTCCGCGCGGGGCCTGACTGCTGACCTGTCCGTTGCGGCGGAGCGCCAAAGCCTTGCGGAGGCCCTTCAAGACACGGTGGATTTGCGGGCAGTCGTCAACAACGCCGGAGGAGCGGCGCGCGGCGGCGCTCTCGACACGGCCCTGGAAGACTTCGACGCGGCTCTCGAGATTGATGTTCGCGCCGCCTGGGACCTCGGCCAGCGTCTAGCCTCCCGGCTCGCCGAGAATGCCGGAAGCATCGTGAACGTCGCATCAACTGTGGCATTGGCGGTGCCGAGCGGTCGCGGTCTCTATTCTTCGGCCAAGGGCGCGCTTGTCGCCGCAACTCGCAGCATGGCGATTGACCTTGCCCGAACCGGCGTTCGAGTGAACGCAGTCGCGCCCGGGCCTACCCTGACCGAAGGTCTGCGCACGTTCAACACCGACGAACAGCTCGCGGAGCGGGCGACCAAGGTTCCGCTCGGTCGGTTGGCGGACCCAGCGGACATCGCAGACGCGATCGAGTTTCTGTGCAGCCACCGAGCACGTCACATCACCGGCCAGGTTCTGGTCGTCGATGGCGGCGCCTCTGTCGCGGGCATGTACATCTGA
- a CDS encoding ABC transporter substrate-binding protein has protein sequence MKRLLILGTATAAFAIVLAGCAGAASDPAQKPELVIWTDATREAPARAYAEAVADDVDVTVELKDNFVSDIALANRADEGWPDLLFTPNPNDIAQFRDPANGFAQPLGDLITNDVLEGYGSANVSCEFDGQTWCLKNDLAQSVLWYDTVIFEELGLEPPSTFDEFATVADELNAAGYLSGAIGSTVLQYGFLNSSGCTFSDVDPADNSIEIDASARECVRVSETLQPLIDSGAFDTRSPFDAEFIAEVGQQGKVAMQIGGSWWGDVLFAPAENWAVPPGRFAAAEMPIWDGNDVAYSGQFGGGIWVLSSHSEYKDEAAAALEYFISDPSVIEESPTIPAYEPALAIWQEKAAASDFLAENPTDVFAVQAQRLQPAAQAVLFDIQGAALSEMTASVQAGESLQAGIEKFAISATQLAEEAGYSVE, from the coding sequence ATGAAGCGCTTGTTGATCCTCGGAACTGCCACGGCGGCGTTCGCGATTGTCCTCGCTGGCTGCGCTGGCGCAGCCAGCGATCCCGCTCAGAAGCCAGAACTGGTCATCTGGACTGACGCTACAAGAGAAGCGCCCGCACGAGCATATGCAGAGGCTGTAGCTGACGATGTCGACGTCACAGTCGAACTCAAGGACAACTTTGTCTCGGACATCGCGCTCGCGAATCGTGCCGACGAAGGTTGGCCAGATCTGCTCTTCACCCCCAACCCCAACGACATCGCGCAGTTCCGAGACCCTGCCAATGGCTTTGCCCAGCCGCTTGGCGACTTGATCACCAATGACGTGCTCGAGGGATACGGGTCTGCGAACGTATCCTGCGAGTTCGATGGTCAGACTTGGTGCCTCAAGAACGACCTCGCGCAAAGCGTCCTTTGGTATGACACTGTGATCTTCGAAGAATTGGGACTAGAGCCCCCTTCTACGTTTGATGAGTTCGCTACAGTCGCCGACGAGCTCAATGCTGCGGGGTATCTGTCAGGTGCGATTGGATCGACCGTGCTTCAGTACGGGTTTCTGAACTCCAGCGGGTGCACATTTTCCGATGTCGATCCGGCGGACAACTCGATCGAGATCGACGCGTCTGCACGCGAATGTGTTCGGGTATCGGAAACTCTTCAGCCACTAATCGATTCCGGAGCGTTCGACACGCGATCCCCGTTCGACGCCGAGTTCATCGCTGAGGTTGGCCAGCAAGGAAAGGTGGCGATGCAGATCGGCGGCTCTTGGTGGGGTGATGTCCTCTTTGCGCCTGCCGAGAACTGGGCAGTACCACCTGGTCGCTTCGCGGCTGCAGAAATGCCAATCTGGGACGGTAACGATGTAGCATACTCGGGGCAGTTCGGCGGAGGAATCTGGGTTCTCTCCTCCCACTCTGAGTACAAGGATGAGGCTGCGGCGGCGCTCGAGTATTTCATCAGCGATCCCTCGGTGATCGAGGAATCCCCGACCATTCCTGCATACGAGCCAGCGCTAGCGATATGGCAGGAGAAGGCCGCGGCTAGCGACTTCCTGGCGGAGAACCCGACCGACGTCTTCGCGGTCCAGGCTCAGCGACTGCAACCTGCGGCGCAGGCGGTGCTATTCGATATCCAAGGCGCCGCGCTCTCGGAGATGACCGCGTCAGTGCAAGCGGGAGAGTCCCTTCAGGCGGGCATCGAAAAATTCGCCATCAGTGCTACGCAGCTTGCTGAGGAAGCGGGCTATTCGGTCGAGTGA
- a CDS encoding carbohydrate ABC transporter permease: MMSASTTLIAATNRPGPALRGQGRRLRGRRFDWARFGVRSLLFAFATIAIIPMLWLLITPSKTEEQLVSLPPLAFGNVTNYSVAWSNLVSFQDGAILRWAWNSLWYTGAIVLIGTASAVLAGYALASTRIPLRRTIVTTTLIAMLVPGVALILPLFLQTVEMGIYNSPWAFILIASLNPFGVFLSYIYFSTAVPVELYEAARIDGASEIAVAFRIAMPLARGHAGIVAFFVFIDAWATFFLPYVLLGSSSNFTLPVGLGVLFSTTPALNPGSGPSGLPIGRPEVALAGALVALPILVVFLVSSRLLTRGAFAGSVKS; this comes from the coding sequence ATGATGTCGGCGAGCACCACACTCATCGCGGCGACGAACCGGCCTGGGCCGGCACTGCGCGGTCAAGGTCGCCGTCTTCGTGGGCGACGATTCGACTGGGCGCGATTTGGAGTCAGGTCGCTACTCTTCGCGTTCGCCACGATCGCGATCATTCCCATGTTGTGGCTCCTCATCACGCCTTCGAAGACGGAAGAACAATTGGTGAGTCTCCCGCCTCTGGCGTTTGGAAACGTGACCAACTATTCCGTTGCCTGGAGTAATCTTGTGTCCTTCCAAGACGGCGCAATCTTGCGCTGGGCATGGAACTCTTTGTGGTATACAGGCGCCATTGTCCTCATAGGCACGGCGAGCGCGGTACTGGCAGGGTACGCCCTCGCCAGCACGCGGATTCCCCTTCGCCGAACGATCGTGACCACCACCTTGATCGCGATGCTTGTGCCAGGCGTCGCGCTCATTCTTCCGTTGTTCTTGCAGACGGTTGAGATGGGGATTTACAACTCCCCGTGGGCGTTCATTCTCATTGCATCACTGAACCCGTTTGGGGTTTTCCTTTCCTACATCTATTTTTCAACGGCTGTCCCGGTAGAGCTGTACGAGGCGGCGAGAATCGACGGAGCATCCGAAATCGCGGTTGCTTTCCGGATTGCTATGCCACTTGCTCGGGGGCACGCAGGTATCGTCGCATTCTTTGTCTTCATCGATGCCTGGGCTACGTTCTTCTTGCCATATGTGCTTTTGGGTAGCTCGTCCAACTTCACCCTGCCGGTCGGCTTGGGCGTGTTGTTCTCGACGACCCCAGCTCTCAACCCCGGTTCGGGTCCAAGCGGGCTGCCGATTGGGCGTCCTGAGGTTGCGTTGGCTGGGGCGTTGGTCGCCTTGCCGATCCTCGTGGTGTTCCTCGTCTCGTCAAGGTTGCTCACTCGAGGAGCGTTCGCTGGCTCCGTGAAAAGCTAA